The sequence below is a genomic window from Paenibacillus silvisoli.
TTTCAGGAGGCGACCCCCCAAATGAAAGCTAAAGTTTACGTCACCATCAAACAAAACGTACTAGATCCGCAAGGCAGCGCCGTACAAGGCGCGCTGCACACGATGGGCTTCGAGGAAGTCGGCAAAGTCCGCATCGGCAAATACTTGGAGCTGAATCTCAATACA
It includes:
- the purS gene encoding phosphoribosylformylglycinamidine synthase subunit PurS, which gives rise to MKAKVYVTIKQNVLDPQGSAVQGALHTMGFEEVGKVRIGKYLELNLNTSDRAEAEARLTAMCEKLLANTVVEDYRFELEG